One Lysinibacillus sp. OF-1 DNA segment encodes these proteins:
- a CDS encoding class I adenylate-forming enzyme family protein, translating to MFVEQEWILKRAALTPHHIALINLASEEQWTYQQLSEEIGKWSQFFERQQLKKGSRVAVFARNHIQLFAILFACGLRGLIYVPLNWRLSREELTQILEDATPSILLYEEESHCSLVVEKMFPLHLIKHEKATLPSRQDVDLNDPWLMIYTGGTTGRPKGVVLSFQSVNWNAINTIISWGLQEKDRTLNYMPMFHTGGLNALCIPLLMVGGTVIIGDKFEAEAALRATNQYQTTISLFVPTMYQAMIATEYFRENHFPSMNVFLSGGAPCPHPIYDVFHKKGLFFKEGYGLTEAGPNNFYIAREDAYAKKGAVGKSMQFNEAKIINQAGQSCAPREVGELLVRGKHMFRFYWNNKQETANILQDGWLKTGDLAMMDEDGDFYIVGRRKEMIISGGENVYPQEVEQCMLQHPDVQEVAVIGVADNYWGEIVTAFIVCCHQVATILDELNELCHQQLGRYKIPKQIIFLDQLPKTSVGKIDKKALHRLVDSTC from the coding sequence ATGTTTGTTGAGCAAGAATGGATTTTAAAACGTGCCGCCTTAACGCCTCATCACATCGCCTTGATTAATCTAGCGTCAGAGGAGCAATGGACCTATCAGCAATTATCAGAGGAAATCGGCAAATGGAGTCAATTTTTCGAGCGTCAGCAGCTAAAAAAAGGCAGTAGAGTCGCAGTTTTTGCGAGAAATCATATCCAACTTTTTGCTATTCTATTTGCCTGTGGGCTACGAGGGCTTATTTATGTGCCATTAAACTGGCGATTAAGTAGAGAGGAATTAACACAAATTTTGGAGGATGCGACCCCTTCCATTCTCTTGTATGAAGAAGAGAGTCATTGTTCTTTGGTGGTAGAAAAAATGTTTCCACTTCATCTCATCAAGCACGAGAAGGCAACGCTACCAAGTAGGCAAGACGTGGACTTGAATGATCCATGGCTAATGATTTATACCGGAGGCACAACAGGTCGTCCAAAGGGTGTTGTGCTATCCTTTCAGTCGGTCAATTGGAACGCAATCAATACAATTATTAGCTGGGGTTTACAGGAGAAAGATCGGACATTAAATTATATGCCGATGTTTCATACAGGTGGCTTAAATGCTTTATGCATACCTCTTCTTATGGTGGGAGGAACCGTCATCATTGGCGATAAGTTTGAAGCGGAAGCCGCACTGCGGGCAACGAATCAATATCAAACGACGATTTCCCTTTTTGTCCCAACGATGTATCAAGCGATGATTGCTACGGAATACTTTCGAGAAAATCATTTCCCCTCGATGAACGTATTTTTATCTGGTGGTGCCCCATGCCCACATCCCATTTATGATGTCTTTCATAAAAAGGGGTTATTCTTTAAGGAGGGCTATGGCTTAACAGAGGCGGGACCTAATAATTTTTATATTGCAAGAGAAGATGCTTACGCGAAAAAAGGGGCTGTTGGGAAAAGCATGCAGTTTAATGAGGCGAAAATCATTAATCAAGCTGGGCAAAGTTGTGCACCTCGTGAAGTGGGCGAGCTGCTAGTAAGAGGTAAGCATATGTTCCGTTTTTATTGGAATAACAAGCAAGAAACCGCCAATATCCTACAAGATGGCTGGTTAAAAACAGGTGATTTGGCGATGATGGATGAGGATGGTGATTTTTATATCGTCGGTCGTAGAAAAGAGATGATTATCTCCGGTGGTGAAAATGTCTACCCTCAGGAAGTGGAGCAATGTATGCTGCAGCATCCGGACGTACAGGAGGTTGCCGTGATTGGTGTAGCAGACAATTATTGGGGTGAGATTGTAACCGCATTTATTGTTTGTTGTCATCAAGTAGCGACTATCTTAGATGAGCTCAACGAACTGTGTCATCAACAATTAGGACGTTATAAGATTCCGAAACAAATCATTTTTTTAGACCAACTACCGAAAACAAGTGTTGGTAAAATTGATAAAAAGGCATTGCATAGGCTAGTCGATTCCACCTGCTAA
- a CDS encoding TSUP family transporter, whose translation MFFEVDVHILILLISFGFLAAFVDSVVGGGGLISLPALLFAGLNPAAAVATNKLAGTMGSLTSSISFYRSGQLEIRSVLKYFPLAFVGSLFGAWTVHLINPALLKPLMLVMLAAVAVYTIFKKDWGSVSSVKTLSRTHLLLFMGLLFGIGFYDGFLGPGTGSFLIFSFLLIGFDFLKAAGNAKFLNLASNVAGLCMFAYLGQIHFVYGFVMGIAQIGGAMLGSRMAIKKGSGFVRTLFIVVTVTLLAKNAYDFMIH comes from the coding sequence ATGTTTTTTGAAGTCGATGTACATATTCTTATCCTGTTAATTTCATTTGGATTTCTGGCGGCTTTTGTCGACTCTGTAGTGGGAGGGGGCGGTTTAATTTCATTGCCAGCTTTATTGTTTGCTGGCCTCAATCCAGCCGCTGCTGTTGCAACCAATAAACTTGCCGGGACAATGGGCTCACTGACATCTTCCATTTCCTTTTATCGTTCTGGTCAGCTTGAAATACGATCCGTTCTCAAATATTTCCCGCTTGCCTTTGTCGGCTCCTTATTTGGTGCATGGACCGTGCATTTAATCAATCCAGCATTACTAAAGCCATTAATGCTCGTGATGCTGGCAGCCGTTGCGGTTTATACAATTTTCAAAAAGGATTGGGGCTCTGTCTCTAGCGTAAAAACTCTCTCTAGAACCCACTTACTATTATTTATGGGATTATTATTTGGCATTGGTTTTTATGATGGGTTTCTTGGACCTGGTACAGGCTCTTTTTTAATCTTTAGCTTCTTGTTGATAGGCTTTGATTTTTTAAAGGCGGCAGGAAATGCAAAGTTTTTAAATTTGGCAAGTAACGTGGCAGGCCTTTGTATGTTCGCCTACTTAGGTCAAATCCATTTTGTTTATGGCTTCGTGATGGGCATTGCTCAAATTGGTGGCGCTATGCTTGGTTCCCGAATGGCGATCAAAAAAGGAAGCGGTTTTGTTCGTACGCTCTTTATCGTAGTGACAGTGACATTGCTTGCGAAAAATGCCTATGATTTTATGATTCATTAA
- a CDS encoding Ger(x)C family spore germination protein, translated as MAKIKVICLLCILTLLLSGCWSKRELNELAIVVALGIDKIDEEYEITVQIVDPSEISMRQASTQRSPVVSYHSRGETIFEAIRKMTTNAARKPYFAHLQVVVLGEDLAKEGISDSLDLIVRDHEFRKDFDVIMSHEATAKEVLNVLTPIEKIPANKMLNSLDVSEKAWGATIAVNIDELVNTLTNKHKGALITAIEVHGDKKLGVDQTNVQRVKTPVLLQYAGLAVFKGDKYIGLLTEGESKSVSFLNDKIQSTIEIIACPKKGTLSSEITQSTTKVKGSFDNGMPKIDVRINVEQNIGEVECDIDLTKNKSIDYVNKKTAKGIDERIQKTLEKIQQQYEVDVFGFGDALHRADPKQWKKIKDEWASIFPDLAVDVQVKVTTQGLGTMQNSLLNKPKEE; from the coding sequence ATGGCAAAAATAAAAGTGATTTGCTTACTATGTATCCTCACTTTACTGTTAAGTGGCTGCTGGAGTAAGCGTGAATTAAATGAATTAGCCATTGTCGTAGCACTGGGTATTGACAAAATAGACGAAGAATATGAGATTACCGTTCAAATTGTTGATCCAAGTGAAATTTCGATGCGACAGGCTTCCACGCAACGCTCTCCTGTCGTTAGCTATCATTCGAGAGGCGAGACCATCTTTGAGGCAATTCGAAAAATGACAACCAACGCTGCCCGAAAACCGTATTTTGCCCATCTTCAAGTGGTTGTTTTAGGGGAAGATCTAGCAAAAGAAGGAATTAGTGATTCACTTGATTTAATTGTAAGGGACCATGAATTTCGTAAGGATTTTGATGTCATTATGTCTCATGAAGCGACAGCGAAGGAAGTGTTAAATGTACTAACGCCCATTGAAAAGATACCCGCTAATAAAATGTTAAATTCCCTTGATGTCTCTGAAAAAGCTTGGGGCGCCACAATAGCTGTCAATATAGATGAGTTAGTCAATACATTAACGAATAAACATAAAGGGGCATTAATTACTGCTATTGAAGTACATGGTGATAAGAAATTAGGTGTAGATCAAACAAATGTGCAACGAGTTAAAACGCCTGTGCTGTTGCAGTATGCAGGATTAGCGGTCTTTAAAGGGGATAAATATATTGGGCTATTGACTGAGGGAGAAAGTAAAAGCGTTAGTTTCCTGAATGATAAAATACAGAGTACGATCGAAATCATAGCCTGCCCAAAGAAAGGAACTCTATCATCTGAAATCACTCAATCCACAACAAAAGTGAAAGGGTCTTTTGATAACGGAATGCCGAAAATTGATGTCCGTATTAATGTTGAGCAGAACATAGGAGAGGTCGAATGTGATATCGATCTTACAAAAAATAAATCCATTGATTATGTCAATAAAAAAACAGCTAAGGGCATTGATGAACGAATTCAAAAAACATTGGAGAAAATACAACAGCAATATGAGGTTGATGTGTTTGGTTTCGGTGATGCCTTACATCGTGCAGATCCAAAACAGTGGAAAAAAATTAAGGATGAGTGGGCTTCCATCTTTCCAGATTTGGCGGTAGATGTGCAAGTGAAAGTAACGACACAAGGTTTAGGTACGATGCAAAATTCATTATTAAACAAGCCAAAGGAGGAGTAA
- a CDS encoding TrmB family transcriptional regulator: MEELIAQLKDMGFTEYEAKAYTALVQQSHVSAYQVSKNSGIPRARIYDILNVLVEKGIVLKEETAEQTTYAAMPVSVFLQQMQQRWQSNFTSMSTKLEKLEEKVQEVEPKVVMLKGKEAIINYCQSLLKKAKKKVILSMWEDMYDTLRGDIQEVAQHVPIHGITLYVGEQLESIDQHRATHYTKKTSTPHWFILSVDGQEMIYGHSPSTQEMAFITNDPVHIYLLEDYVWHDVLINRLVKRDDQELEDWIAKERKAFFLE; the protein is encoded by the coding sequence ATGGAGGAATTAATCGCCCAGTTGAAAGACATGGGCTTTACAGAATATGAAGCAAAGGCCTATACGGCACTTGTGCAGCAAAGTCATGTTAGTGCCTATCAGGTCAGTAAAAATTCTGGTATACCACGCGCAAGAATTTATGATATTTTAAACGTCCTTGTAGAAAAGGGAATTGTGCTAAAAGAAGAAACGGCTGAACAAACGACCTATGCGGCTATGCCTGTGTCTGTGTTTTTACAGCAAATGCAGCAGCGCTGGCAATCGAATTTTACATCCATGAGTACGAAATTAGAAAAATTAGAGGAAAAAGTGCAGGAAGTGGAGCCAAAAGTAGTCATGCTAAAGGGCAAGGAGGCGATCATCAACTATTGCCAGTCACTTTTAAAAAAAGCCAAGAAAAAAGTGATTCTATCGATGTGGGAAGATATGTATGATACTTTAAGGGGAGATATTCAAGAAGTGGCACAGCATGTTCCTATTCATGGTATTACCCTATATGTAGGGGAACAGCTAGAGTCGATTGACCAGCATAGAGCTACACACTACACGAAAAAAACGTCTACACCACATTGGTTTATTTTATCGGTAGATGGTCAGGAAATGATTTATGGTCACTCTCCATCTACGCAAGAAATGGCCTTTATCACCAATGACCCTGTCCATATTTATTTGTTAGAGGATTATGTTTGGCATGACGTCCTTATCAATCGATTGGTAAAACGTGATGATCAGGAATTAGAAGACTGGATTGCTAAGGAGCGTAAAGCTTTTTTCTTAGAATAG
- a CDS encoding nucleotide excision repair endonuclease, with amino-acid sequence MPYLCYHITLVTERNVNTLIKIEFPKPDVVIRQREQEVKPGDVPITPYFGFIDFHKITRDKGGIFLFYNDKNELLFVGKARKIRQRIKKHFEDNVSPMKNHRDEVFKIEVYEVEDPMEREIYETYAINTFRSKYNVEKVFY; translated from the coding sequence ATGCCGTATTTATGTTACCATATAACTTTAGTAACAGAGAGGAACGTGAATACTTTGATTAAAATTGAATTTCCAAAACCTGATGTAGTCATCCGTCAACGTGAACAAGAAGTAAAACCTGGTGATGTGCCTATCACACCATACTTTGGTTTTATTGACTTCCATAAAATCACACGTGATAAAGGCGGCATTTTTTTATTCTATAATGACAAGAATGAGCTATTATTTGTCGGCAAAGCACGTAAAATTCGTCAACGTATTAAAAAGCATTTCGAGGACAATGTATCTCCGATGAAAAATCATCGTGATGAAGTGTTCAAAATTGAGGTCTATGAAGTAGAAGATCCAATGGAACGTGAAATTTACGAAACATATGCGATTAACACTTTCCGCTCCAAATACAATGTAGAGAAAGTCTTTTATTAA
- a CDS encoding GerAB/ArcD/ProY family transporter, translating into MEKEIISSRQFTIITFLYSIGTAILIIPSSITGAAKQDAWIAACIGVVLSLLAVKLFLTLANQTPSLNFVEANEKILGRFFGKITASCFLILTFLSAGELLYFIGIFMKTEVMPETPTLAFALMFSIIIMYAAYLGIETFARSAEIIFPAFVFIFIFFMVCITPQIHFENIQPLLEATKTSMLYSIARFMSIFSFPLLVLLILYPAGVNVQPSAQKGLYFGTILGGIVLITLIVLSILVLGPENTSSRTFPSYALAQRISIGNFLQRIEIIMAFMWISSIYIRTFMYFYTTVVGLAQILKIKDHRPLILPMGLIVIGLSQIIHPDIVHSTNYNNEIWPIFSFIITILLPILLLIVAVIRNRKTKAQSTETPNTETTNDNQKV; encoded by the coding sequence ATGGAAAAAGAGATTATTAGTTCAAGACAATTTACAATCATTACATTCCTCTATTCTATCGGAACGGCAATTTTAATTATCCCTTCTAGTATTACGGGTGCCGCTAAGCAAGATGCATGGATTGCCGCCTGCATTGGAGTTGTCCTTAGCCTGCTGGCCGTTAAATTATTTTTAACACTTGCCAACCAAACACCGTCACTTAATTTTGTAGAGGCAAATGAAAAAATTCTTGGTCGTTTTTTTGGAAAAATCACAGCCAGTTGTTTCCTAATCTTAACCTTTCTATCCGCTGGAGAATTACTCTATTTTATCGGTATTTTTATGAAAACCGAAGTCATGCCGGAGACTCCGACATTAGCATTTGCCTTAATGTTTAGTATTATCATTATGTACGCTGCCTATTTAGGCATTGAGACCTTTGCTCGTTCAGCAGAAATCATCTTTCCAGCATTTGTCTTTATTTTTATTTTTTTTATGGTTTGTATTACGCCTCAAATACATTTTGAGAACATTCAACCCTTATTAGAAGCAACCAAAACATCTATGCTTTATAGTATTGCACGCTTTATGAGTATCTTTTCCTTTCCATTACTGGTGTTATTAATACTGTATCCTGCTGGTGTCAATGTACAGCCATCTGCACAGAAAGGGTTATATTTTGGGACAATCCTCGGTGGCATCGTCTTAATTACGTTGATTGTGCTATCGATTCTTGTTTTAGGACCTGAGAATACGTCATCTAGAACATTTCCTAGCTATGCCTTAGCGCAAAGAATATCGATAGGGAATTTTTTGCAGCGCATTGAAATCATCATGGCCTTTATGTGGATTTCATCTATTTATATTCGCACATTTATGTATTTCTATACGACTGTTGTCGGTCTTGCGCAAATTTTAAAAATCAAGGATCATCGTCCTCTCATATTACCGATGGGTCTAATTGTCATTGGGCTTTCTCAAATTATTCATCCAGACATTGTACATTCAACCAATTACAATAATGAAATTTGGCCAATCTTTTCTTTTATAATCACCATTTTATTACCGATACTTTTATTGATTGTCGCAGTTATACGAAATCGCAAAACCAAAGCTCAAAGTACCGAAACGCCTAATACAGAAACAACGAATGACAATCAAAAAGTCTAA
- the panF gene encoding sodium/pantothenate symporter, whose protein sequence is MHWQVVFPLLLFLIIIFGIGVWSNKHIRSSNSFLQEYFLGGREMGGFILAMTMIATYGSASSFIGGPGVAYTKGLGWVLLAMAQLPAGYFVLMILGKKFAIIARRYQAITLIDFLRERYKSHVIVILSAISIIVFLFSAMMAQWVGGARLIESLTGLKYTTALFIFAISVLVYVIIGGFRAVALTDTVQGSIMVVGTIILLIGTIIAGGGIDNIMASLVAENPNFVSPFGAQGDLTPLYVSTFWILIGVGVVGLPQIAVRAMSYKDSKSMHLAIIIGTIAIGTIMFGMHLIGVLARPVLPGIEIGDKVMPLLTLKVLPPFLAGIVLAAPMAATMSTVNALLMLVSSTVVKDIYLNYMKPQASDAEIKRASFVVTTVIGLAVIIFALNPPDLLVWLNLFAFGGLEAVFIWTVVLGLYWKKANKYGAMASMITGMSLYIIIDRFYPSVFGMHTVTIPIVASFIIFILVSLATSHKFKNEQLMI, encoded by the coding sequence ATGCATTGGCAAGTTGTATTTCCATTGCTATTATTTTTAATTATTATTTTCGGAATTGGTGTTTGGTCCAATAAGCATATTCGGTCCTCTAATTCTTTCTTACAGGAGTATTTTCTTGGTGGTCGTGAAATGGGTGGTTTTATCCTGGCGATGACGATGATTGCTACATACGGCAGTGCGAGCAGCTTTATCGGAGGACCTGGTGTGGCCTATACGAAAGGGCTTGGCTGGGTGTTATTGGCAATGGCACAGCTGCCTGCAGGTTATTTTGTACTGATGATTTTAGGCAAGAAATTTGCTATTATCGCTCGTCGTTACCAAGCTATTACGTTAATCGATTTTTTACGAGAGCGCTACAAAAGCCATGTCATTGTCATTTTATCAGCCATTAGTATCATTGTTTTTCTATTTTCGGCTATGATGGCGCAATGGGTAGGTGGTGCACGCTTAATTGAGTCATTAACAGGCCTAAAATACACAACGGCACTATTTATTTTTGCGATTTCGGTGCTAGTGTATGTCATTATTGGTGGTTTCCGAGCTGTTGCTTTAACGGATACTGTGCAAGGTTCGATTATGGTCGTTGGCACAATTATTCTATTAATCGGTACTATTATTGCAGGTGGTGGCATCGATAATATTATGGCCTCACTTGTCGCTGAAAATCCTAATTTTGTGTCACCATTTGGAGCGCAAGGAGATTTAACACCATTGTATGTTTCGACATTTTGGATTTTAATTGGTGTAGGGGTTGTAGGGCTTCCGCAAATTGCTGTCCGTGCCATGAGCTATAAGGATTCTAAAAGTATGCACTTAGCCATCATTATTGGTACGATTGCCATCGGGACAATCATGTTTGGCATGCATTTAATTGGGGTATTAGCACGACCTGTCTTACCTGGCATTGAGATTGGTGATAAAGTAATGCCGCTTCTGACATTAAAGGTATTGCCACCATTTTTAGCGGGGATCGTCTTAGCTGCGCCAATGGCTGCTACCATGTCAACTGTCAATGCTCTGCTTATGCTGGTCAGCTCCACGGTTGTCAAAGACATTTATTTAAATTACATGAAGCCACAAGCTAGTGATGCAGAGATTAAACGTGCAAGCTTTGTTGTGACAACGGTTATTGGCTTAGCTGTTATTATCTTTGCGCTCAACCCACCCGATTTATTAGTGTGGTTGAATTTATTTGCTTTTGGTGGGCTAGAGGCTGTCTTTATCTGGACAGTAGTTTTAGGATTGTATTGGAAAAAAGCCAATAAATATGGTGCGATGGCGTCCATGATTACAGGCATGTCCTTGTATATTATCATTGATCGCTTTTATCCTTCCGTCTTTGGTATGCACACGGTTACGATTCCCATTGTTGCATCCTTCATTATTTTTATTCTCGTTAGCTTAGCCACAAGTCATAAATTCAAAAATGAGCAACTCATGATTTAA
- a CDS encoding YhdT family protein: MKDQRFKIAHREALIGIGLVLVNFTIWFGFAYGLGSGDPKNYSYVFGFPAWFFYSCIAGTGFMILLIWIVMKLFFKEVPFDDEEGDR; the protein is encoded by the coding sequence GTGAAAGATCAACGCTTTAAAATAGCGCATCGAGAGGCGCTTATTGGGATAGGACTAGTCCTTGTCAACTTTACGATTTGGTTTGGCTTTGCCTATGGATTAGGTTCGGGAGACCCCAAAAATTATTCATATGTCTTTGGTTTCCCTGCTTGGTTTTTCTATAGCTGTATTGCAGGGACAGGCTTTATGATCCTACTCATCTGGATTGTAATGAAGCTCTTCTTCAAAGAGGTGCCATTTGATGATGAGGAGGGGGATCGCTAA
- a CDS encoding short-chain dehydrogenase, which produces MVIAWIHSYAETVLESIASEISGIWILGSSANLNEIKDKIHLLEITHYRQVQLGFIMENGQSRWLTHKEISQGVIDAIQYDRSINIVGTLQPWEQRPL; this is translated from the coding sequence TTGGTCATTGCTTGGATTCACTCCTATGCTGAAACTGTATTAGAGAGCATAGCTAGTGAAATTTCAGGAATATGGATATTAGGCAGTAGCGCTAATCTAAATGAAATCAAAGATAAAATCCATCTACTTGAGATCACTCACTATCGTCAAGTCCAGCTAGGTTTCATAATGGAAAACGGTCAGTCAAGATGGCTTACACATAAGGAAATTTCACAGGGAGTCATCGATGCTATTCAGTATGATCGATCTATCAATATCGTTGGCACGCTACAGCCTTGGGAACAACGCCCGTTATAA
- a CDS encoding spore germination protein, which produces MSMSNNIDTSPSHTNDLLYTSLAKNKKIIEQALGHSNDIIIREITIGESTPHNIAIISIDGLSDKTTISDSVIDKLMANIEEEQDIEITTINQYVRNSYLTVGDVSNIEHFTTLYNAILNGETVILLDGFAEGIVTSTRSAKDRAVTEPSTESVIRGPRESFTETIRTNTALIRRKIKSPNLWIKSRVIGDVTQTDVAVMYINGIASDKIVAEVLARLDRINIDGILESGYIEDFIQDSKNSMFPTVYNSERPDVIAGELLDGKVAILVDGTPFVLVVPALFTSFLQSAEDYYQHWMISSLVRILRFFGIGLALVAPSLYVAITTFHQEMLPTPMLISIASQREGVPFPAVVEALIMEIAFEVLREAGLRMPRTIGPAVSIVGTLVIGQAAVDAGVVSAVMVIIVALTAICSFLFPAYGLSNTIRVLRFPLMILAAMFGLFGVMFGIMVIILHLCSIRSFGVPYLSPFAPLVLKDQKDAFLLFPRRKLLTRPRLVNQKNIVRGHKYVNVKGRK; this is translated from the coding sequence ATGTCTATGTCTAACAATATCGATACCTCCCCATCCCATACAAACGATTTGTTGTATACATCCCTAGCTAAAAATAAAAAAATCATTGAACAGGCGCTTGGTCACAGTAATGACATCATCATACGTGAAATCACAATTGGTGAATCTACCCCTCATAACATCGCTATCATTTCGATTGATGGCTTGTCAGATAAAACGACAATCTCCGATTCTGTTATTGATAAGCTTATGGCAAATATCGAGGAAGAACAAGACATTGAAATAACGACCATTAATCAATATGTACGAAACTCCTATTTAACAGTTGGGGATGTGTCGAATATCGAGCATTTCACAACACTCTACAATGCCATTCTCAATGGGGAAACGGTTATTTTATTAGATGGGTTTGCAGAAGGGATTGTGACAAGTACCAGAAGTGCAAAGGATCGAGCCGTTACAGAGCCATCAACTGAATCTGTTATTCGAGGTCCTCGGGAATCCTTTACAGAAACCATACGTACCAATACAGCGCTCATCCGTCGCAAAATAAAAAGCCCGAATCTCTGGATAAAGTCACGAGTTATCGGTGATGTGACACAAACAGATGTAGCGGTTATGTATATAAATGGCATTGCCAGTGACAAAATCGTCGCAGAGGTATTAGCCCGATTAGACCGCATTAATATCGATGGCATACTGGAAAGTGGCTATATAGAGGATTTTATTCAAGACTCTAAAAACTCTATGTTTCCAACAGTTTACAATTCAGAACGTCCAGATGTTATCGCTGGTGAATTATTAGATGGCAAAGTGGCGATTCTAGTTGATGGTACTCCCTTTGTCTTAGTAGTACCAGCGTTATTTACATCCTTTTTGCAATCAGCGGAGGATTATTATCAGCATTGGATGATTAGCTCACTTGTACGCATACTTCGCTTTTTTGGCATCGGTCTGGCATTAGTCGCGCCATCCTTATATGTGGCTATAACTACCTTTCACCAGGAAATGCTGCCAACACCAATGTTGATTAGTATTGCTTCACAAAGAGAAGGCGTTCCCTTCCCCGCAGTTGTGGAGGCACTCATTATGGAGATTGCCTTTGAGGTATTAAGGGAGGCTGGGCTTCGTATGCCTAGAACAATCGGCCCAGCGGTGTCTATTGTCGGTACTTTAGTTATTGGTCAGGCGGCAGTTGATGCGGGTGTGGTATCTGCTGTAATGGTCATTATTGTAGCTTTAACAGCAATTTGTAGTTTTCTTTTCCCTGCCTACGGTTTGTCGAATACGATTCGTGTGTTACGTTTCCCATTAATGATTTTAGCAGCTATGTTTGGTTTATTTGGTGTTATGTTCGGTATTATGGTCATTATTCTCCATTTATGTAGTATTCGTTCATTTGGTGTACCTTATTTAAGTCCATTTGCACCGTTAGTTTTAAAGGATCAAAAGGATGCCTTTCTTTTGTTCCCTCGTAGAAAGTTACTAACACGACCTCGTTTAGTTAATCAAAAAAATATTGTTAGAGGACATAAATATGTCAATGTAAAGGGCAGGAAATAA
- the metA gene encoding homoserine O-acetyltransferase MetA: MPINIPKNLPAGEHLREEKIFVMEEDRAKTQQIRPLNILILNLMPEKEKTELQLLRLLGNTPLQVNITFLNTATHESKNVSKSHLQLFYTTFNQIRHRRYDGMIITGAPVEKMAFEEVNYWREISEIMDWSKKNVTSVLHICWGAQAALYHHYGIGKVELSAKCSGVYSHVITDLTVDLVRGFSDLFTAPHSRYTSVSIDEVRNHPDLRLLSYSEDAGVFIVQSKDNKNIMITGHLEYDATTLADEYSRDVAKGIDIAVPVNYFPNDDPSQEPMNTWRAHTHLLFSNWLNYYVYQETPYEWDFVDEIEYHI, encoded by the coding sequence ATGCCAATTAATATTCCGAAAAATTTACCAGCTGGAGAACATTTACGTGAGGAAAAAATCTTCGTCATGGAAGAGGACCGTGCGAAAACACAGCAAATTCGTCCGTTAAACATATTAATATTGAATTTAATGCCTGAAAAAGAAAAAACGGAGCTTCAATTACTACGTTTATTAGGGAATACACCGCTACAGGTAAATATCACCTTTTTAAATACGGCCACACATGAGTCGAAAAACGTCAGTAAATCACATTTACAGCTATTTTACACAACGTTCAACCAGATTCGTCACCGTCGCTATGACGGAATGATTATTACGGGAGCACCTGTAGAAAAAATGGCCTTTGAAGAAGTTAACTATTGGCGGGAAATTTCAGAAATTATGGACTGGTCCAAAAAGAATGTGACATCCGTTTTACATATCTGTTGGGGGGCACAGGCGGCACTGTATCATCATTATGGGATAGGAAAGGTAGAACTTTCAGCTAAATGCTCAGGTGTCTATTCCCATGTAATCACCGATTTAACAGTGGATTTAGTACGGGGCTTCAGTGATTTATTTACCGCTCCACATTCACGCTATACTTCTGTTTCGATCGACGAGGTTCGCAATCATCCAGACTTACGATTATTATCCTATTCAGAGGATGCGGGTGTGTTCATCGTCCAATCAAAAGATAATAAAAACATTATGATTACAGGGCATCTGGAGTATGATGCGACAACATTAGCCGATGAATATAGCCGTGATGTCGCAAAGGGCATAGATATCGCTGTTCCTGTGAATTACTTCCCGAATGATGATCCATCACAGGAGCCAATGAATACATGGCGTGCCCATACGCATTTATTATTCTCTAACTGGTTGAACTACTATGTTTACCAAGAAACACCATACGAATGGGATTTTGTAGATGAAATTGAATATCATATTTAA